A genomic segment from Bradyrhizobium sp. CB1015 encodes:
- a CDS encoding CoA ester lyase, protein MVSLRPTRAYLAVPAHRARVVAKAAASLADAVFMDLEDAVPAGQKGVALQEAVRALSSLDWSNKHVAIRLNANGSPFIAEEIRTLAALPRLDALIVPKAERVSDIVAIADRFRAAAPDRAAPVTLELLIETALGLVNVDALAACHDSVAALHLGVGDLAASLGARTSDIGISPDGYRHVGSAQSGYAAAPLDLFAYPMMRLLVAARAFGLRAIDGPCGAFRDARLTEASAQKAAAMGFDGKQVIHPDQIEVTLRAFTPSAEELAQARRIVEAMEQAEAQGQGAATLDGKMIDYANVRMARRIIGLGS, encoded by the coding sequence ATGGTCTCGCTCCGGCCGACGCGGGCCTATCTCGCCGTTCCCGCCCATCGCGCCCGTGTCGTTGCCAAGGCGGCGGCATCATTGGCGGACGCGGTGTTCATGGACCTCGAAGACGCCGTGCCGGCAGGCCAGAAGGGCGTTGCGCTGCAGGAAGCCGTCCGCGCGCTGTCCTCGCTCGACTGGAGCAACAAGCACGTCGCAATCAGGCTCAATGCCAATGGCAGCCCGTTCATTGCGGAGGAGATCCGCACCCTGGCGGCCCTGCCCCGGCTGGATGCCTTGATCGTGCCGAAGGCGGAGCGGGTGAGCGACATCGTCGCCATCGCCGATCGCTTCCGTGCAGCCGCGCCCGATCGCGCCGCGCCTGTTACGCTCGAGCTGCTGATCGAGACCGCGCTCGGTCTCGTCAATGTCGACGCGCTCGCCGCCTGCCACGACAGCGTGGCCGCGCTGCATCTCGGCGTCGGCGACCTCGCAGCCTCGCTGGGCGCCCGCACCTCCGACATCGGCATCTCGCCGGACGGCTATCGCCACGTCGGCTCCGCGCAGAGCGGCTACGCCGCCGCGCCGCTCGACCTGTTCGCCTATCCCATGATGCGCCTGCTGGTCGCCGCGCGCGCCTTCGGCCTGCGCGCCATCGATGGCCCCTGCGGCGCATTCCGCGATGCCAGGCTGACTGAGGCCAGCGCGCAAAAGGCCGCGGCGATGGGCTTTGACGGCAAGCAGGTGATCCATCCCGACCAGATCGAGGTGACGCTGCGCGCGTTCACGCCGTCAGCCGAGGAGCTGGCCCAGGCGCGGCGGATCGTCGAAGCGATGGAGCAGGCCGAGGCGCAGGGCCAGGGCGCGGCGACGCTGGACGGCAAGATGATCGACTATGCCAACGTGCGCATGGCGCGCCGGATCATCGGGCTGGGGTCGTAG
- a CDS encoding nuclear transport factor 2 family protein, translated as MAQREEMLALIRTAYAARGKGDIEGLVTAFHPEGHFTLTGDKSALELTGRMEGHPTLRAAFTQFTDTFGFESREILAELVDGDRVAVHSRVLVRYNPSGKTFSTEILDLFRFQDGKIAELIEFADTAQIKAVIS; from the coding sequence ATGGCACAGCGCGAAGAGATGCTTGCATTGATCAGGACCGCCTACGCCGCGCGCGGCAAGGGCGACATCGAGGGCTTGGTGACGGCTTTTCATCCCGAGGGCCACTTCACCTTGACGGGCGATAAGAGCGCGCTCGAACTGACGGGGCGCATGGAGGGCCACCCGACCCTGCGCGCGGCTTTCACTCAGTTCACTGACACCTTCGGCTTCGAAAGCCGCGAGATCCTGGCTGAGCTGGTCGACGGAGATCGCGTCGCAGTCCATTCCCGGGTTCTCGTTCGATACAATCCGAGCGGAAAGACTTTCAGCACCGAAATCCTGGACCTGTTCAGATTTCAGGATGGCAAGATCGCCGAGCTGATCGAGTTTGCGGATACCGCGCAGATCAAGGCGGTGATCTCCTGA
- a CDS encoding XRE family transcriptional regulator, translated as MPRVNPEILTWARETAGLSLADAVQRLGINEARGIAAVDRLASIEAGEREPSRSLLVRMAKQYRRPLVTFYMSAPPRKGDRGEDFRNLPDRLRDTHGLVDALVRDIGARQNTVRAVLADEEEAEPLPFVASMSMRDGVGAVLSSIRRTIKLDLAEFRAQASPESAFALLRSRVEAAGVFVLLIGNLGSHHTAIDVETFRGFALSDNIAPFVVLNDQDARSAWSFTLVHELAHLWLGATGVSGGFAEAQIETFCNDVASGFLLPANELALVQVDRKTDDDTAAKRIGDFARERHLSASMVAYNLFRADIITEATWRTVSALFLAQWRKSRDAQRERQNDSTGPDYYVVRRHRLGSALLNFVSRNMSDGALTPTKAGQVLGVKPRSVAPLLNVAGLPGRAA; from the coding sequence ATGCCAAGAGTGAACCCAGAAATTTTGACTTGGGCGCGAGAAACCGCAGGGCTTTCCCTGGCGGACGCCGTTCAACGCCTAGGCATAAACGAGGCGCGAGGGATCGCTGCGGTCGACCGTCTGGCCTCAATCGAAGCTGGCGAAAGGGAGCCTAGCCGAAGCCTGCTGGTCAGGATGGCCAAACAGTACAGGCGGCCGCTCGTCACATTCTACATGAGCGCTCCTCCGAGGAAAGGCGATCGTGGCGAAGATTTCCGAAATCTTCCGGATCGCCTCCGAGACACACATGGCTTGGTGGACGCATTGGTGCGCGACATAGGCGCCAGGCAAAATACAGTCCGCGCCGTTCTGGCGGATGAGGAAGAAGCAGAGCCTTTGCCGTTCGTTGCGTCAATGAGCATGCGCGACGGAGTTGGCGCAGTGTTGTCTTCAATTCGGCGCACAATCAAACTGGACTTGGCTGAGTTTCGGGCCCAAGCGTCCCCGGAGAGCGCATTCGCTTTGCTGCGTTCGCGAGTCGAGGCGGCCGGCGTCTTCGTCCTTCTCATTGGCAACCTTGGCAGCCATCACACTGCGATCGACGTGGAAACCTTCCGCGGATTTGCTCTGTCCGACAACATTGCACCGTTTGTTGTTTTAAACGACCAAGACGCTCGATCCGCGTGGTCGTTCACTTTAGTGCATGAATTGGCGCACCTGTGGCTTGGGGCTACTGGCGTCAGCGGCGGTTTTGCAGAGGCGCAGATAGAAACATTCTGCAATGATGTGGCCAGTGGTTTTCTCTTGCCTGCGAATGAGCTGGCCTTAGTCCAGGTCGACCGAAAGACTGATGACGATACCGCCGCAAAGCGCATCGGTGACTTTGCGCGGGAGCGTCATCTGAGCGCGTCGATGGTGGCCTACAACCTCTTTCGGGCAGACATCATAACGGAGGCAACGTGGCGGACCGTGTCGGCGTTGTTTCTCGCACAGTGGCGGAAAAGTCGGGACGCTCAGCGCGAGCGACAAAATGATAGCACCGGACCCGACTACTACGTGGTTCGCCGGCATCGACTAGGTTCGGCATTGCTCAACTTCGTGTCGCGCAATATGAGCGATGGAGCGCTGACCCCAACAAAAGCCGGCCAGGTCCTTGGAGTTAAACCGAGGAGCGTTGCTCCCTTGCTGAATGTGGCTGGCCTTCCAGGTCGCGCGGCGTAG
- a CDS encoding DUF4411 family protein → MTDDEILQIGRDPFLIAYALASPAERCVVTTEVSSLRKQRQNRRIPDVCSTMGVSCCHTFAMTRCGASRGCPRLDRAC, encoded by the coding sequence TTGACAGACGACGAGATTCTTCAAATTGGCCGCGATCCATTCCTAATCGCCTACGCCTTGGCCTCACCGGCCGAACGGTGCGTGGTAACGACGGAGGTCTCCTCACTGAGAAAGCAGCGTCAGAACCGGCGGATACCCGACGTCTGCAGCACCATGGGCGTGTCGTGCTGCCATACGTTCGCGATGACTAGGTGTGGAGCCTCAAGAGGTTGTCCTCGGTTAGACCGAGCCTGCTGA
- a CDS encoding IS481 family transposase produces MDTHKNAPLTPKGREAMVRAVVDFGLSKAAAARQFNTTPKTVAKWVGRFRMEGVDGLRDRSSRPHSLPSQTEPATCTAVEVLRRQRHTGKQIAVELKISTATVSRILRRLGLNRIRDLEPAEPVRRYERETPGEMIHIDIKKLGRFDKIGHRITGDRTGQSNNRRVGWEFVHVCIDDHSRVAFSQILPDEKAESAVAFLKAAIDYYKGLGVTVTRVMTDNGSCYKAFDFRDACQELGLKHKRTRPYTPKTNGKAERFIQTALREWAYAQAYPTSDRRAEELPRWLHRYNWHRPHGGIRSQTPISRLGLTEDNLLRLHT; encoded by the coding sequence ATGGACACCCACAAGAATGCTCCCCTGACACCGAAAGGTCGAGAGGCGATGGTTCGTGCCGTCGTGGATTTCGGCCTGTCCAAAGCAGCCGCGGCGCGCCAGTTCAATACGACGCCGAAAACGGTTGCCAAATGGGTCGGCCGTTTCCGCATGGAAGGCGTTGATGGCTTGCGCGACCGCTCGTCACGACCTCATTCACTGCCGAGCCAAACAGAGCCTGCCACATGCACCGCTGTTGAGGTCTTGCGGCGCCAGCGCCACACCGGCAAGCAGATCGCGGTCGAACTCAAGATATCGACGGCCACTGTGAGCCGCATTCTGCGTCGTTTGGGACTGAACCGGATACGCGACCTGGAGCCGGCCGAGCCGGTGCGCCGCTATGAGCGCGAAACGCCGGGCGAGATGATCCACATCGACATCAAAAAGCTCGGCCGCTTCGACAAGATCGGCCACCGCATCACCGGCGATCGCACCGGTCAGAGCAACAACCGAAGGGTCGGCTGGGAATTCGTCCACGTCTGCATTGACGATCACTCCCGCGTCGCCTTCTCCCAGATCTTGCCCGATGAAAAAGCCGAGAGCGCCGTAGCCTTCCTCAAAGCGGCCATTGATTATTACAAAGGCCTCGGCGTCACCGTCACCCGGGTCATGACCGATAACGGCAGTTGTTACAAAGCCTTCGACTTCCGCGACGCCTGCCAGGAGCTCGGCCTCAAGCACAAGCGAACCAGGCCTTATACGCCCAAAACCAATGGCAAGGCCGAACGCTTCATCCAGACCGCGCTCAGGGAGTGGGCCTATGCGCAAGCCTATCCCACCTCCGACCGCCGCGCAGAGGAGTTGCCCCGTTGGCTCCATCGATACAACTGGCATCGCCCCCACGGCGGGATAAGATCTCAAACGCCGATCAGCAGGCTCGGTCTAACCGAGGACAACCTCTTGAGGCTCCACACCTAG
- a CDS encoding phasin → MTGATDPFSASIIPFEVPEQMRAFAEKGVSQARENYAKFKDAAETHNGTVEAVFTSASKGASEYTAKLVEFMKANSSAQLDFAQQLFGAKSPSEALELWTGHTRKQFETFQAQAKELVELTQRVAAETAEPIKASASKYYQPAA, encoded by the coding sequence ATGACAGGTGCGACTGATCCGTTTTCTGCCTCGATCATCCCGTTCGAGGTTCCCGAGCAGATGCGTGCGTTCGCCGAGAAGGGCGTGTCGCAGGCCCGCGAGAACTACGCCAAGTTCAAGGACGCCGCCGAGACCCACAACGGCACCGTCGAGGCCGTCTTCACCTCCGCCTCCAAGGGCGCGAGCGAGTACACTGCCAAGCTGGTCGAGTTCATGAAGGCCAATTCCAGCGCCCAGCTCGACTTCGCCCAGCAGCTGTTCGGCGCCAAGTCGCCGTCGGAAGCGCTGGAGCTGTGGACCGGCCACACCCGCAAGCAGTTCGAGACCTTCCAGGCCCAAGCCAAGGAGCTGGTCGAGCTCACCCAGCGCGTCGCCGCCGAGACCGCCGAGCCGATCAAGGCCAGCGCCTCGAAGTACTACCAGCCCGCCGCCTGA
- a CDS encoding PAS domain S-box protein, translating to MTRSDFQLRGVGDPRLVVHATSALPAWLWSTDGARVLWANPVGAKLFGAANSAGLADKVFGPADSHRRQVVRLARQLPGGGAMRLERLRGFGARLGALMTCACARLDFADGGHAVLVIAMDPTLRTMPLVERLHRLVAGAKVPMAAFAPDGLFVGASEAAHSLLGFRDLFEAGLDRARSDALATGRAATPIGIGQMVLQRVGQGADVGLVALIEPAATTAARDAAPRVAAAAAAPEGTQPAPPDEAPSAIALFDAFAEPAEAPVETNEPNVPEAPKTPVENQPQAIVSPQPAPINAGMVEPTSGQCSSSQNSSDQNSWGQQEPPAPRQHPLRFLWQMDEEGRFMLGSDEFIRLMGTHTAAGFGRPWREIAAEFSLDPEGRVAKALESKDTWAGITVNWPADGGEHIPVELAGLPVYDRNRQFAGFRGFGVCRDLDALNRLEALRRFELLVEPPAQDRSADAVPPDAAAEAEAAAEAEAEPEAVAAPPPIAPSEPEPAPQPELPEPISETTSHPTELDTPVETPPNVVPFRAAGDTRPPTLTPVENSAFNELARQLSERLERERETIASGAAEPAAEIAAEAPEPEPPQAAAEWLTDPAPPPRGMSARDRTLLDLLPSGILIYRLDRLLYANPAFLARMGYDSLNALEHAGGLDALYVEPGVSAASSTSQDGTPVTISATAPNGETPLATTEAHLHTIDWDGDGAHALICALPQAAPIAAAAAVAETVVQAEPDAADAEPAAGEAEAEDLAAILDTTAEGIVMFDAEGNIHACNRSAEALFGYDGEALLQQHLLTLFVPESQQIVADYLQSLKSQDISSLLDHGREVLGREKKGGVIPLAMIMGRTRPDGPNFFAVFRDLSHAKKGESELTQARRLVDGAANAKADMLARISHEIRTPLNAIIGFAEVMISERFGALGNERYGEYMKDIRASGERVIAIIDDLLELSRIETGKLDLNFSNLNLNDLVEACVTVMQPQANRERIIIRTSLAHALPQVSVDARAMRQITMNLISNSIRLASAGGQVIVSTALTDRGEIALRIRDTGHGLSEREVAAAMEPFRTPPPGDAADNSALSLSLTKALVEANRARFNIKSAGHGTLIEVVLAPALAGA from the coding sequence ATGACGCGTTCGGATTTCCAGTTGCGAGGGGTGGGCGATCCGCGGCTGGTCGTGCATGCGACCTCTGCCCTGCCGGCCTGGCTGTGGTCGACCGACGGCGCGCGCGTGCTGTGGGCCAATCCGGTCGGCGCCAAGCTATTCGGCGCGGCCAACAGCGCCGGCCTTGCGGACAAGGTGTTCGGCCCCGCCGACAGCCATCGCCGCCAGGTCGTGCGGCTCGCCCGCCAGCTGCCGGGAGGCGGCGCCATGCGGCTCGAGCGGCTGCGCGGCTTCGGCGCCCGGCTAGGGGCGCTGATGACCTGCGCCTGCGCGCGGCTCGACTTTGCCGATGGCGGCCATGCGGTGCTCGTCATCGCGATGGACCCGACGCTGCGCACCATGCCGCTGGTCGAGCGGCTGCATCGGCTGGTCGCCGGCGCCAAGGTGCCGATGGCGGCGTTCGCGCCGGACGGATTGTTCGTCGGCGCGAGCGAGGCTGCGCACTCCCTGCTCGGCTTCCGCGACCTGTTCGAGGCCGGCCTGGACCGGGCCCGCAGCGATGCGCTGGCCACCGGCCGCGCCGCGACGCCGATCGGCATCGGCCAGATGGTGCTGCAACGGGTCGGCCAAGGCGCGGATGTCGGCCTGGTCGCGCTGATCGAGCCGGCCGCCACCACAGCGGCGCGCGATGCCGCGCCTAGGGTCGCGGCTGCGGCCGCAGCGCCGGAGGGCACGCAGCCGGCGCCTCCGGACGAGGCGCCGTCTGCGATCGCGCTGTTCGACGCTTTCGCCGAGCCGGCCGAGGCACCGGTCGAGACGAACGAGCCGAATGTCCCGGAGGCGCCCAAAACTCCGGTTGAAAACCAGCCGCAAGCCATTGTGTCGCCGCAGCCCGCGCCGATCAATGCAGGCATGGTCGAGCCGACTTCGGGCCAGTGCTCTTCGAGCCAGAATTCTTCGGACCAGAACTCTTGGGGCCAGCAAGAGCCGCCCGCACCGCGTCAGCATCCACTGCGCTTCCTCTGGCAGATGGATGAAGAGGGCCGCTTTATGCTCGGCTCCGATGAATTCATCCGCCTGATGGGCACGCACACGGCCGCCGGCTTCGGCCGCCCCTGGCGCGAGATCGCCGCGGAATTCTCGCTCGATCCCGAGGGGCGCGTGGCAAAGGCGCTCGAAAGCAAGGACACCTGGGCCGGCATCACAGTGAACTGGCCGGCCGACGGCGGCGAGCACATTCCGGTCGAGCTCGCCGGACTGCCGGTCTATGACCGCAACCGTCAGTTCGCCGGCTTCCGCGGCTTTGGCGTCTGCCGCGATCTCGACGCGCTCAACCGGCTCGAGGCGCTCAGGCGCTTCGAGCTGCTCGTCGAACCGCCGGCGCAGGATCGCTCCGCTGACGCCGTCCCGCCCGATGCGGCGGCCGAGGCCGAAGCGGCGGCGGAAGCAGAGGCCGAGCCCGAAGCAGTGGCGGCGCCGCCGCCGATCGCGCCATCCGAGCCCGAGCCGGCACCCCAGCCTGAGCTACCAGAGCCCATAAGCGAGACGACTTCACACCCAACCGAACTGGACACGCCCGTGGAAACGCCTCCCAATGTCGTGCCGTTCCGCGCCGCCGGCGATACGCGGCCTCCGACGCTGACACCGGTCGAGAACAGCGCGTTCAACGAGCTCGCGCGGCAATTGTCCGAGCGGCTCGAACGCGAGCGTGAGACCATCGCGAGTGGCGCCGCCGAGCCGGCGGCGGAGATCGCAGCCGAAGCACCAGAGCCGGAGCCGCCGCAGGCGGCAGCCGAATGGCTGACCGACCCGGCACCGCCACCGCGCGGAATGAGCGCGCGCGACCGCACGCTGCTCGACCTGTTGCCATCAGGCATCCTGATCTATCGGCTCGACCGCCTGCTCTACGCCAATCCCGCCTTCCTCGCCCGCATGGGCTATGACAGCCTGAACGCGCTGGAGCATGCCGGCGGGCTGGATGCGCTCTATGTCGAGCCGGGCGTGTCGGCGGCCAGCAGCACCTCGCAAGACGGCACGCCTGTGACGATCAGCGCGACGGCTCCGAATGGCGAAACGCCGCTGGCGACGACGGAAGCGCATCTGCACACGATCGACTGGGACGGCGACGGCGCGCATGCGCTGATCTGCGCGCTGCCGCAGGCGGCGCCGATCGCCGCGGCGGCTGCCGTCGCGGAGACCGTGGTGCAAGCGGAGCCTGACGCCGCGGACGCGGAGCCTGCGGCCGGCGAAGCCGAGGCCGAGGATCTCGCCGCCATCCTCGACACCACGGCCGAGGGCATCGTGATGTTCGATGCCGAAGGCAACATCCACGCCTGCAACCGCAGCGCGGAGGCGCTGTTCGGCTATGACGGCGAGGCGCTGCTGCAGCAGCATCTGCTGACGCTGTTCGTGCCGGAGAGCCAGCAGATCGTCGCCGATTATCTGCAAAGCCTGAAGAGCCAGGACATCTCCAGCCTGCTCGATCACGGCCGCGAGGTGCTGGGCCGCGAGAAGAAGGGCGGCGTCATCCCGCTCGCGATGATCATGGGCCGCACGCGGCCGGACGGGCCGAACTTCTTCGCCGTGTTCCGCGATCTCTCGCACGCCAAGAAGGGCGAGAGCGAATTGACCCAGGCCCGCCGCCTCGTCGACGGTGCGGCGAACGCCAAGGCCGACATGCTGGCCCGCATCAGCCACGAGATCCGCACGCCGCTCAACGCCATCATCGGCTTTGCCGAGGTGATGATCTCCGAGCGCTTCGGCGCGCTCGGCAACGAGCGCTACGGCGAATACATGAAGGACATCCGCGCCTCCGGCGAGCGTGTCATCGCCATCATCGACGATTTGCTGGAGCTGTCGCGGATCGAGACCGGCAAGCTCGACCTGAATTTCTCGAATTTGAACCTCAACGACCTGGTCGAAGCCTGCGTGACGGTGATGCAGCCGCAGGCCAACCGCGAGCGCATCATCATCCGCACCTCGCTCGCCCATGCGCTGCCGCAGGTGAGCGTGGATGCGCGCGCGATGCGGCAGATCACCATGAACCTGATCTCGAACTCGATCCGGCTCGCCAGCGCCGGCGGCCAGGTCATCGTCTCGACCGCGCTGACCGACCGCGGCGAGATCGCGCTTCGCATCCGCGACACCGGCCATGGCCTTTCCGAGCGCGAAGTCGCTGCCGCGATGGAGCCGTTCCGCACCCCGCCGCCGGGCGATGCCGCAGACAATTCGGCACTGAGCCTGTCGCTGACGAAAGCGCTGGTCGAAGCCAACCGCGCGCGATTCAACATCAAGAGCGCCGGCCACGGCACGCTGATCGAGGTGGTGCTCGCGCCCGCGCTGGCGGGGGCGTAG
- a CDS encoding serine hydrolase translates to MAFSDPSSAIQSIIDGAVSDYMGMAVYVFTDFDGSGAPSAKFFSPSTAVWDSNHQVVDPAQLPNTLFEIGSISKVFTSRIFYALQGTYDGNTIGSCMPSISLPTAISGIPVADIVTYASGFPQDNGEPPDPRGQFCPPGNLQNFTELVAWFNSGQHSAWICPPGQCYTYSNLAWSLLAIAGVNPQNTYVDVYDEYNVQLAELCADLGMGSTALFTTSQVPGMACGYDGTQPFQVGQSYLPCPPMEFGSGSIVSCASDMLQWLLYNMGQLQPSPTEFAILQTQQQAGPARGKCGTTDTCQVQSQGPTVGIGWFFPKIAGAAGRVLSKDGGVPGFSSWMGFESWVQNGANAPSSNGVVVLSAGSLAAPVGQKIMSVLLSAEVEGGLSSS, encoded by the coding sequence ATGGCCTTTTCGGACCCGAGCTCGGCGATCCAAAGCATCATAGACGGCGCCGTCAGCGATTACATGGGGATGGCAGTCTACGTCTTCACGGACTTTGACGGCTCCGGCGCTCCCTCCGCAAAGTTCTTCTCTCCCTCTACTGCAGTCTGGGACTCGAACCATCAAGTCGTGGACCCTGCGCAGCTGCCGAATACCCTGTTCGAAATCGGATCCATCTCGAAGGTTTTCACATCCAGAATTTTCTACGCTCTTCAGGGCACATATGATGGAAATACGATTGGGTCCTGCATGCCATCGATTTCGCTGCCGACAGCGATAAGCGGGATTCCGGTTGCCGACATCGTCACTTATGCTTCGGGGTTCCCGCAGGACAATGGCGAGCCTCCCGATCCACGGGGACAATTCTGCCCGCCTGGCAACTTGCAGAACTTCACCGAGCTCGTCGCTTGGTTCAACAGCGGACAGCACTCGGCCTGGATCTGTCCGCCGGGCCAGTGTTACACGTATTCAAACCTTGCCTGGTCTCTCCTGGCTATTGCCGGCGTCAACCCGCAGAACACCTACGTCGACGTCTATGACGAGTACAACGTGCAACTCGCGGAGCTGTGCGCGGATCTCGGCATGGGCAGCACCGCGTTGTTCACGACGAGCCAAGTTCCCGGCATGGCGTGTGGATATGACGGGACGCAGCCTTTCCAAGTGGGTCAGAGCTATTTGCCGTGCCCACCGATGGAGTTCGGCAGCGGGTCGATCGTCAGCTGCGCCTCGGACATGCTGCAATGGCTGCTCTACAACATGGGCCAATTGCAGCCTTCACCGACGGAATTCGCCATCCTGCAGACGCAGCAGCAGGCCGGCCCGGCCCGCGGCAAATGCGGTACGACGGACACCTGCCAGGTGCAGTCGCAGGGTCCCACGGTCGGAATTGGATGGTTCTTTCCGAAAATCGCCGGCGCGGCGGGACGTGTTTTGTCGAAAGATGGCGGCGTCCCAGGGTTCAGCTCGTGGATGGGATTTGAGAGCTGGGTTCAAAACGGTGCAAATGCTCCGTCGAGCAATGGCGTGGTGGTTTTGTCCGCCGGCAGCCTCGCCGCGCCAGTGGGACAGAAAATCATGTCCGTTCTTCTGTCCGCCGAGGTCGAAGGTGGTCTGTCGTCGAGTTGA
- a CDS encoding thiolase family protein, producing the protein MREAVIVSYARTGLAKSGRGGFNITPPMSLAAHAIHHAVDRSGVDKDYVEDCYLGNCAHGAPNIGRQAALLAGLPKTTAGVSVNRFCSSGLQTIAMAANSIRSDGADCIVAGGVESISIPGGGTPKESIDPELLKVAPDIFMAMIDTADIVAERYKLSREYQDEFSLESQRRMAAAQQANKFKDEIVPMKTKMKVVDKQTKAESIVDYVVDRDECNRPDTTMEGLAKLEPVKGPGKFVTAGNASQLSDGAAAVVLMEAKDAEKRGLKPLGRFVAWATAGCEPDEMGIGPVFAIPKLLKRTGLKIDDIDLWELNEAFASQCLYCRDQLGIDPAKYNVNGGSIAIGHPFGMTGARLTGHLLQEGARRKAKWGVVTMCIGGGQGGAGLFEIYS; encoded by the coding sequence ATGCGTGAAGCCGTCATCGTTTCCTATGCGCGCACGGGCCTGGCGAAATCCGGCCGCGGCGGGTTCAACATCACGCCGCCGATGTCGCTCGCGGCCCACGCCATTCACCACGCGGTGGACCGCTCCGGCGTCGACAAGGACTATGTCGAGGACTGCTATCTCGGCAATTGCGCTCACGGCGCGCCGAACATCGGCCGCCAGGCCGCGCTGCTCGCCGGCCTGCCGAAGACGACCGCCGGCGTGTCGGTGAACCGCTTCTGCTCCTCTGGCCTGCAGACCATCGCGATGGCCGCCAACTCGATCCGCTCCGACGGCGCCGATTGCATCGTCGCCGGCGGCGTCGAGAGCATCTCGATTCCGGGCGGCGGCACGCCGAAGGAATCGATCGATCCGGAGCTGCTCAAGGTCGCCCCCGACATTTTCATGGCGATGATCGACACCGCCGACATCGTTGCCGAGCGCTACAAGCTCAGCCGTGAATATCAGGACGAGTTCTCGCTGGAATCGCAACGCCGCATGGCCGCGGCCCAGCAGGCGAACAAGTTCAAGGACGAGATCGTCCCGATGAAGACCAAGATGAAGGTCGTCGACAAGCAGACCAAGGCCGAGAGCATCGTCGACTACGTCGTCGATCGCGACGAATGCAATCGCCCCGACACCACGATGGAAGGCCTTGCCAAGCTCGAGCCGGTGAAGGGCCCGGGCAAGTTCGTCACCGCCGGCAATGCCAGCCAGCTCTCGGACGGCGCCGCCGCCGTGGTGCTGATGGAGGCCAAGGATGCCGAGAAGCGCGGCCTCAAGCCGCTCGGCCGCTTCGTCGCCTGGGCCACCGCCGGCTGCGAGCCGGACGAGATGGGCATCGGCCCGGTGTTCGCGATTCCGAAGCTCTTGAAGCGCACCGGCCTCAAGATCGACGACATCGACCTGTGGGAGCTCAACGAGGCCTTCGCCAGCCAGTGCCTGTACTGCCGCGACCAGCTCGGCATCGATCCCGCCAAGTACAACGTCAACGGCGGCTCGATCGCGATCGGCCATCCCTTCGGCATGACCGGCGCCCGTCTCACCGGCCATCTGCTGCAGGAAGGCGCTCGCCGCAAGGCCAAATGGGGCGTGGTGACGATGTGCATCGGCGGCGGCCAGGGCGGCGCCGGCCTGTTCGAGATCTACAGCTGA